In Pseudomonadota bacterium, a genomic segment contains:
- a CDS encoding c-type cytochrome, whose protein sequence is MTGDEDANFIKTLIGVLGALVVFSVVLMYFANAIGGDEPTEEDKQAIADRIAPVGQVEVAPATESVAANAASEQVPSAQPVESGQAPALAEKAPASRAESTSPDDKGKAVYDDSCFACHTSGLAGAPKLGDKAAWEPRIAQGMETLVARAIEGFQGQGGMMPPKGGRDDLADADVKAAVVYMVDQSR, encoded by the coding sequence ATGACCGGCGATGAAGACGCGAATTTCATAAAAACGCTTATCGGCGTGCTCGGTGCGTTGGTCGTATTCTCAGTCGTCCTTATGTACTTTGCTAATGCTATCGGCGGCGACGAGCCTACCGAGGAAGACAAACAGGCGATCGCCGACCGTATCGCCCCAGTCGGGCAGGTCGAGGTCGCCCCCGCGACCGAGTCCGTGGCCGCGAACGCAGCCTCCGAACAAGTGCCTTCGGCGCAACCGGTGGAGAGTGGGCAAGCCCCGGCGCTTGCCGAGAAGGCTCCTGCGTCCCGTGCGGAAAGCACCTCCCCCGACGACAAGGGTAAGGCAGTCTATGACGATTCCTGCTTCGCGTGTCATACCAGCGGGCTCGCGGGCGCGCCAAAGCTCGGTGATAAGGCGGCCTGGGAACCACGCATTGCGCAAGGCATGGAGACCTTGGTCGCGCGCGCTATTGAAGGATTCCAAGGCCAGGGCGGAATGATGCCGCCAAAAGGCGGGCGCGACGACCTGGCGGACGCGGACGTTAAGGCGGCCGTGGTGTATATGGTGGACCAAAGCCGATAG